One Anaerotignum faecicola DNA window includes the following coding sequences:
- a CDS encoding undecaprenyl diphosphate synthase family protein has product MRIPKHIGIIPDGNRRWALENGLEKKDGYNKGLNPGLELYKICKDKGIKEMTYYGFTVDNTKRPTEQRLAFTKACVDAVKLLSGEDAELLVLGNTNSKMFPEELIPYTTRKTFGKGGIKVNFLVNYSWEWDTGYAKDNLKGPLKSSDVSRVDLVIRWGGRKRLSGFLPLQSVYSDFYFIDEFWPDFSSKHIDDAINWYNKQEITLGG; this is encoded by the coding sequence ATGAGAATACCTAAACATATAGGAATAATCCCTGACGGAAACAGGAGATGGGCTCTTGAAAACGGGCTTGAAAAAAAAGACGGTTATAATAAAGGCCTTAATCCCGGATTGGAACTTTACAAAATTTGTAAAGATAAAGGTATTAAAGAAATGACATACTACGGCTTTACAGTTGATAATACAAAACGCCCTACAGAACAAAGGCTGGCTTTTACAAAAGCATGCGTTGACGCTGTTAAACTTCTTTCAGGTGAGGATGCAGAACTGCTTGTCCTCGGCAATACAAATTCAAAAATGTTTCCGGAAGAGCTAATCCCATATACAACTCGAAAAACTTTCGGTAAAGGAGGAATAAAAGTTAATTTCCTTGTAAACTACAGTTGGGAATGGGACACCGGATACGCCAAAGATAATTTAAAAGGGCCGTTGAAATCAAGCGATGTTTCAAGAGTGGATCTTGTTATTCGATGGGGCGGCAGAAAAAGGCTTTCCGGATTTCTTCCACTACAGTCAGTTTATTCCGATTTTTATTTTATAGACGAGTTTTGGCCCGATTTCAGTTCCAAACATATTGATGACGCCATAAATTGGTATAATAAACAGGAAATAACCCTTGGGGGTTGA
- a CDS encoding Cof-type HAD-IIB family hydrolase, which yields MYKMAVSDIDGTLIGSNGKLSENTIKTIKRLQEKGIIFTLCTGRNIRKTLPIANALGIKAPFVCIDGILLFDPVKKSPVYNMNLTYEQVKYLVELGIEYKTFIEVSDGFKYYKHLPDKDAEKYDFFNKHTFSGRIKSYAGGIRYFKNPEKLCCIKEPIYQVTLACEKRLADEISDIIRKSGIGGIEVRDFIWDGYLFINRNGMGKARGVKILCEYFGVSPDEVVAFGDENNDIDMLEFVGMGVAVENAVEKVKAVSDFITLSNDNDGVAYAVNRFF from the coding sequence ATGTACAAAATGGCTGTTTCCGATATTGACGGAACTTTGATCGGCAGTAACGGCAAACTTTCTGAAAATACAATTAAAACTATAAAGCGCCTTCAGGAAAAGGGGATAATTTTTACACTATGTACAGGACGAAATATAAGGAAAACTTTGCCTATTGCAAACGCGCTGGGAATAAAAGCTCCTTTTGTATGCATAGACGGAATACTTCTTTTCGATCCTGTAAAAAAAAGCCCGGTTTATAATATGAATTTAACTTATGAACAAGTTAAGTATCTTGTTGAATTAGGGATAGAATATAAGACGTTTATCGAAGTTTCGGACGGATTTAAATATTATAAGCATTTACCTGATAAGGATGCCGAAAAATATGATTTCTTTAATAAGCATACGTTTTCAGGCAGAATAAAAAGCTATGCGGGAGGAATAAGGTATTTTAAAAATCCTGAAAAGCTGTGCTGCATTAAAGAACCGATATACCAAGTTACGCTTGCATGTGAAAAAAGGCTTGCGGATGAAATATCCGATATAATAAGAAAAAGCGGAATCGGCGGCATAGAAGTACGCGACTTTATTTGGGACGGATATCTTTTTATAAATCGTAACGGCATGGGAAAGGCAAGGGGTGTTAAGATATTATGCGAATATTTCGGGGTAAGCCCCGATGAGGTTGTTGCATTCGGAGATGAAAACAACGATATAGACATGCTGGAGTTTGTCGGCATGGGTGTTGCGGTTGAAAATGCAGTTGAAAAGGTTAAAGCTGTTTCTGATTTTATTACATTGTCTAATGACAACGACGGAGTCGCCTACGCCGTTAACAGATTTTTTTGA